A genome region from Dolichospermum compactum NIES-806 includes the following:
- a CDS encoding NAD(P)H-quinone oxidoreductase subunit 5: protein MEVIYQYAWLIPVLPLLGATLVGLGLISINQVTNRLRQLNAIVIISLMGASMALSLALLWSQIQGHAPYLWTLEWASAGNFHLTMGYTIDHLTSLMLVIVTTVAVLVMIYTDGYMDHDPGYVRFYAYLSLFGSSMLGLVVSPNLVQVYIFWELVGMCSYLLVGFWYDRKAAADACQKAFVTNRVGDFGLLLGILGLFWATGSFDFMVMGDRLSNLVETGSISNFLAILLAILVFLGPVAKSAQFPLHVWLPDAMEGPTPISALIHAATMVAAGVFLIARMYPVFENVPAAMNVIAYTGAFTAFLGATIAITQNDIKKGLAYSTVSQLGYMVMAMGVGAYSAGLFHLMTHAYFKAMLFLGSGSVIHGMEAVVGHDAVLAQDMRLMGGLRKYMPVTSFTFFIGCLAIAGIPPFAGFWSKDEILGAAFAANPFLWFIGWVTAGITAFYMFRMYFSTFEGKFRGNDEKIKVKLKNAAAALAEKSGTLELAPNFGPGAMKKGELESHSHDSHSHEPHESPWTMSLPLVVLAIPSMLIGLVGTPYANYFEQFIFPPSETLAEVMEKAAEFDPHEFYVMAGSSVAVSVIGITLAVLMYLARKIDPSAIAKNIQPLYDLSLNKWYFDDIYHRVFVLGLRRVARQVMEVDFRVVDGAVNLTGFFTLVSGEGLKYLESGRVQFYALIVFGAVLGLVIVFGVT from the coding sequence ATGGAAGTAATCTATCAGTATGCCTGGCTGATTCCAGTATTACCTCTTTTGGGAGCAACACTGGTCGGTCTAGGGCTAATCTCGATAAATCAGGTAACGAACCGCTTGCGACAACTAAATGCTATAGTCATTATCTCCCTGATGGGGGCTTCTATGGCACTGTCGTTGGCTTTACTGTGGAGTCAAATTCAAGGCCATGCGCCTTATCTTTGGACTTTGGAATGGGCATCAGCAGGTAATTTTCACCTGACGATGGGCTACACTATTGACCACCTGACATCTCTAATGCTGGTGATTGTAACAACAGTAGCCGTTTTGGTGATGATTTACACCGATGGTTACATGGACCATGACCCTGGTTATGTGCGATTTTACGCCTATCTCAGCTTATTTGGCTCTTCAATGTTAGGTTTGGTGGTCAGTCCTAACCTAGTACAAGTTTATATTTTCTGGGAACTGGTGGGGATGTGTTCCTACCTGCTAGTGGGCTTTTGGTATGATCGCAAAGCGGCGGCGGATGCTTGTCAAAAGGCGTTTGTTACCAATAGAGTCGGTGACTTCGGATTACTATTGGGGATTTTGGGGCTGTTCTGGGCGACAGGCAGCTTTGATTTTATGGTTATGGGCGATCGCCTATCCAACCTAGTAGAAACCGGTTCTATTAGCAATTTCCTCGCCATTCTGTTGGCAATTCTCGTCTTCCTGGGACCTGTGGCTAAATCTGCCCAATTCCCCCTCCATGTCTGGCTACCAGATGCCATGGAAGGTCCTACACCTATTTCTGCCCTGATTCATGCGGCGACAATGGTGGCGGCGGGTGTATTTCTAATTGCCCGGATGTACCCAGTATTTGAAAATGTCCCAGCCGCAATGAACGTAATTGCTTATACTGGGGCATTTACAGCGTTTTTGGGGGCAACTATCGCCATTACCCAAAACGACATCAAAAAGGGTTTGGCTTATTCCACCGTTTCCCAACTTGGTTACATGGTGATGGCCATGGGTGTGGGTGCTTACAGTGCCGGATTATTCCACCTCATGACCCACGCTTATTTCAAAGCGATGCTATTCTTGGGTTCTGGTTCGGTAATTCATGGCATGGAAGCAGTTGTTGGTCATGATGCTGTTCTAGCCCAGGATATGCGGTTAATGGGCGGACTGCGGAAATATATGCCCGTGACCAGTTTCACCTTTTTCATTGGTTGCTTGGCGATTGCGGGGATTCCTCCCTTTGCTGGTTTCTGGTCAAAAGATGAAATTCTCGGTGCGGCTTTTGCTGCTAACCCTTTCCTGTGGTTTATTGGTTGGGTGACAGCAGGGATTACAGCTTTTTATATGTTTAGAATGTATTTCTCAACATTTGAAGGTAAATTCCGGGGTAATGACGAAAAAATCAAGGTAAAACTCAAAAATGCTGCTGCTGCTTTAGCTGAGAAATCAGGGACTTTAGAATTAGCACCTAATTTTGGTCCTGGGGCGATGAAAAAGGGAGAATTGGAAAGTCATTCCCATGACTCCCACAGCCATGAGCCTCATGAGTCTCCTTGGACGATGAGTTTACCGTTGGTGGTGTTGGCTATTCCTTCAATGTTGATTGGTTTGGTGGGTACTCCCTACGCCAATTATTTTGAGCAGTTTATCTTTCCTCCTAGCGAAACTTTAGCGGAAGTTATGGAAAAGGCTGCGGAATTCGACCCCCATGAGTTTTACGTTATGGCGGGTAGTTCTGTGGCTGTTTCTGTGATTGGGATTACTTTGGCTGTGCTGATGTATTTAGCCCGCAAAATTGATCCGAGTGCGATCGCTAAAAACATTCAACCGCTATACGATCTATCTTTGAACAAGTGGTACTTTGATGACATTTATCATCGTGTCTTTGTTCTCGGTTTGCGTCGTGTGGCTAGACAAGTTATGGAAGTTGATTTCCGCGTTGTTGACGGCGCTGTTAATCTCACGGGTTTCTTTACTCTTGTCAGTGGTGAAGGTTTGAAATACCTAGAAAGCGGTCGGGTTCAATTCTATGCCTTGATCGTTTTTGGGGCTGTTTTGGGCTTGGTGATTGTTTTTGGTGTTACCTGA
- a CDS encoding thioredoxin family protein, with product MVLSVNERTFTQEVLESPVPVLVNFEAPWCGLCRIIHPLLSQFQTQCGDELKLVGVNADQNFKLSNTYRLKSLPTLLLIEKGIVRQRLEGFRSKDDLRLALEAIRLTYTSQEKIDTAEVRSQESGVRR from the coding sequence ATGGTGTTGTCGGTTAATGAACGGACATTTACTCAAGAAGTTTTAGAATCCCCTGTTCCCGTTTTGGTGAATTTTGAAGCTCCCTGGTGTGGGCTTTGCCGCATCATTCACCCACTGTTATCACAATTTCAGACTCAGTGTGGTGATGAACTTAAATTGGTGGGGGTTAACGCTGATCAGAATTTCAAGCTATCAAATACTTATAGACTGAAATCATTACCAACCTTACTGTTGATAGAAAAAGGTATTGTTAGACAAAGATTAGAAGGTTTTCGGAGTAAAGACGATTTACGTCTAGCCTTAGAAGCAATTAGACTGACATATACAAGTCAAGAAAAAATAGATACAGCAGAAGTCAGAAGTCAGGAGTCAGGAGTCAGGAGATAA
- a CDS encoding NnrU family protein, which produces MMPNHWFTSSHFVILGLQLVFAIAHSGGAALRPWAEKYIGPRLYRLIFALISLPLAVILIVYFFNHRYDGQQLWQLQDITGVKTLVWVLSAISFLFLYPATFNLLEIAAIQKPQVHLYETGIIRITRHPQMVGQVIWCVAHTLWLGTSFTLLTSIGLILHHLFGVWHGDRRLSQRYGEAFELVKQRTSIIPFQAIIDGRQSLHWQEFLRPAYLGVAIFTGLLWWSHPLLLVATSRIIW; this is translated from the coding sequence ATGATGCCCAATCATTGGTTTACCTCCAGTCATTTTGTCATACTAGGGTTACAATTAGTTTTTGCGATCGCTCACAGCGGAGGGGCAGCTTTACGTCCTTGGGCAGAAAAATACATTGGACCTAGACTTTATCGCCTTATCTTTGCATTAATTAGCCTCCCTTTGGCTGTGATCTTAATTGTTTACTTTTTTAATCACCGTTATGATGGACAGCAACTTTGGCAACTACAGGACATAACAGGTGTAAAAACATTAGTCTGGGTACTATCAGCTATATCCTTTTTATTTTTATATCCTGCTACCTTCAATCTACTAGAAATTGCTGCCATTCAAAAGCCCCAAGTTCATCTTTATGAAACAGGAATTATCCGTATTACCCGTCATCCGCAAATGGTGGGACAAGTTATTTGGTGTGTAGCCCATACCCTGTGGCTAGGTACTAGTTTTACCCTTTTAACCTCCATTGGGTTGATACTACATCATCTATTTGGAGTATGGCATGGCGATCGCCGTTTAAGTCAACGTTATGGAGAAGCCTTTGAACTTGTCAAACAGCGAACTTCCATTATCCCCTTTCAAGCGATTATTGATGGTCGTCAATCCTTGCATTGGCAGGAATTTCTCCGCCCGGCTTATTTAGGGGTTGCCATTTTCACAGGTCTATTATGGTGGTCGCACCCCTTGTTATTAGTGGCAACAAGTAGGATAATATGGTAG
- a CDS encoding LysR family transcriptional regulator: MSDLPFTLDQLRILKAIAQEGSFKRAADSLYVSQPAVSLQVQNLERQLDVPLFDRGGRRAQLTEAGHLLLNYGDKILSLCQETCRAIEDLQNLQGGTLIVGASQTTGTYLLPKMIGLFRQKYPEVAVQLHVHSTRRTAWSVSNGQVDLAIIGGEIPTELGESLETVPYAEDELALILPISHPFAKLDTIQKEDLYKLQFIALDSQSTIRKVIDQVLARCDIDTRRFKFEMELNSIEAIKNAVQSGLGAAFVSTSAIAKELQMGVLHRTPIEGVVVKRTLWLIFNPNRYRSKAAEAFSKEILPQFANPGWTQDMLKLSQMNSVVNSTLDVATPSSSDAS, from the coding sequence ATGTCTGACCTTCCTTTTACCTTAGATCAGTTACGTATTCTCAAAGCGATCGCCCAAGAAGGGAGTTTCAAACGGGCGGCTGATAGCCTTTACGTCTCCCAACCCGCAGTCAGTTTGCAAGTTCAAAACCTGGAACGACAACTGGATGTGCCTCTATTTGATCGAGGTGGTCGTCGCGCTCAATTAACTGAAGCTGGGCATTTACTCCTCAACTATGGAGACAAAATCCTCAGCTTGTGTCAAGAAACCTGCCGCGCGATTGAAGACCTGCAAAATCTGCAAGGAGGTACATTAATTGTTGGCGCATCTCAAACCACAGGCACTTATCTTCTGCCGAAAATGATCGGCTTATTTCGACAAAAATATCCCGAAGTAGCTGTGCAATTGCACGTCCATTCCACCCGCCGCACGGCTTGGAGTGTATCTAATGGTCAGGTTGATCTGGCGATTATTGGCGGGGAAATTCCCACAGAATTAGGGGAATCTTTAGAAACTGTTCCCTATGCTGAAGATGAATTGGCGCTCATCTTACCTATCTCCCATCCCTTTGCCAAATTAGACACTATCCAAAAAGAAGACCTATATAAACTACAATTCATTGCCCTTGACTCCCAATCAACTATCCGCAAAGTCATTGATCAGGTTTTAGCCCGTTGCGATATTGACACCAGACGGTTTAAATTTGAGATGGAACTAAATTCCATAGAAGCTATTAAAAACGCTGTCCAATCAGGCTTAGGCGCTGCCTTTGTTTCTACATCAGCGATCGCTAAAGAACTACAAATGGGTGTCCTTCACCGCACCCCTATCGAGGGAGTGGTGGTTAAGCGCACACTATGGCTGATATTTAACCCCAACCGCTATAGATCCAAAGCCGCTGAAGCATTTAGTAAAGAAATATTACCTCAGTTTGCTAATCCTGGCTGGACTCAGGATATGTTGAAATTGTCACAAATGAATTCTGTGGTAAATAGTACATTAGATGTAGCAACACCTAGCTCTTCTGATGCCAGTTAA
- a CDS encoding aldo/keto reductase, with translation MLYKRFGRTELQMPVFSCGGMRYQYKWQDVTPGEIPTDNQENLEAVIRRSVELGINHIETARGYGTSEMQLGKILPQFPREKLIVQTKVSPVADSQKFRQTFEKSLAYLQLDYVDLFGLHGINNAEIWDYSIREGGCLEVARQLQSEGKIKFIGFSTHAPLDIILQAINSNQFDYVNLHWYYINRQNWAAIEAANKLDMGVFIISPSNKGGLLYQPSEKLVDLCAPLSPMVFNDLFCLSHPQVHTLSIGAAKPTDFDEHLKTLELLDNAAEILPQIISRLESEAVKILGEDWVKTWETNLPTWEETPGEVNMRVILWLLNLTLAYDMIDYGKMRYNLLGQANHWFPGNRADKLGELDLRECLVNSPQSEKIPQMLAKAQDILGSAEIKRLSQE, from the coding sequence ATGCTATACAAACGTTTTGGTCGGACAGAATTACAAATGCCTGTTTTCTCCTGCGGGGGAATGCGCTATCAATATAAATGGCAGGATGTTACACCTGGGGAAATTCCTACAGATAATCAAGAAAATCTAGAGGCTGTAATTCGTCGTTCTGTAGAATTGGGAATTAATCATATTGAAACTGCACGAGGTTATGGAACATCAGAAATGCAGTTGGGAAAAATCCTGCCTCAGTTTCCTCGTGAAAAATTAATAGTCCAAACTAAAGTTTCTCCTGTTGCAGACTCTCAAAAATTTCGCCAAACGTTTGAAAAATCTTTGGCTTATCTTCAGTTAGATTATGTTGATTTATTTGGTTTGCACGGCATTAATAATGCAGAAATTTGGGATTATAGTATTCGTGAAGGTGGTTGTTTAGAAGTAGCAAGACAATTACAGTCTGAGGGTAAAATTAAATTTATTGGCTTTTCTACTCATGCTCCTCTAGATATAATTTTGCAAGCAATTAATAGTAATCAATTTGATTATGTGAATTTGCACTGGTACTATATTAATCGCCAGAATTGGGCTGCTATTGAAGCTGCAAATAAATTAGATATGGGTGTATTTATTATTAGCCCTTCTAATAAAGGCGGGTTATTATATCAACCTTCAGAAAAATTAGTTGATTTGTGTGCGCCTTTGAGTCCAATGGTGTTTAATGATTTATTTTGTTTAAGTCATCCTCAAGTGCATACTTTGAGTATAGGTGCAGCCAAACCAACTGATTTTGATGAGCATTTAAAGACTTTGGAATTATTAGATAATGCGGCAGAAATCTTGCCACAAATTATTTCTAGATTGGAATCGGAAGCAGTCAAAATTTTAGGAGAAGATTGGGTAAAAACCTGGGAAACAAATCTACCAACTTGGGAAGAAACGCCAGGAGAAGTAAATATGCGGGTGATTTTGTGGCTGTTAAATTTGACTTTGGCTTATGACATGATTGACTATGGGAAAATGCGTTACAATCTCTTAGGACAGGCTAATCATTGGTTTCCTGGTAATCGGGCTGATAAGTTAGGTGAATTAGATTTAAGAGAATGTCTTGTTAATAGTCCCCAATCTGAAAAAATTCCCCAGATGTTAGCTAAAGCCCAGGATATATTAGGAAGTGCGGAGATAAAGCGTTTGTCTCAAGAATAG
- the thyD gene encoding thylakoid membrane protein ThyD — translation MKIAISGATGFVGSRLVERLHTEGHRILVLTRNPTFAQKVFPSPVFPNLEIIAYTPTVSGTWQDAIPGCDGVVNLAGEPIAEGRWTPERKQEILNTRKLGTQKIVEAIAKANPRPSVLVNTSAIGYYGTSETASFNEDSASGNDFLSQVCREWEQEATKVKDTSVRLVILRFGIVLGNGGALGKMITPFKLFAGGPIGSGRQWFSWIHLDDIVGLIIQALTKQTMEGVYNATAPQPVRMNDLSTTMGNVMNRPSWLPVPGFAIEAILGDGAKVVLEGQKVLPKRTLESGFEYQYPNLQSALTQILT, via the coding sequence ATGAAAATAGCAATTAGTGGTGCAACAGGATTTGTAGGTAGCCGATTGGTAGAAAGACTACACACGGAAGGTCATAGAATTTTGGTATTAACTCGCAATCCTACCTTTGCTCAAAAGGTATTTCCCTCCCCAGTATTTCCTAACTTAGAAATTATTGCCTATACTCCTACTGTATCCGGCACTTGGCAAGATGCTATACCTGGTTGCGACGGAGTCGTGAATTTGGCAGGAGAACCCATTGCTGAGGGACGTTGGACACCAGAACGCAAGCAGGAAATCCTCAACACCCGCAAACTGGGAACACAAAAAATTGTCGAAGCTATAGCTAAGGCTAATCCTCGCCCCAGTGTCCTCGTCAATACTTCGGCTATTGGTTACTACGGAACTAGTGAAACGGCCAGTTTTAATGAAGATAGCGCCTCTGGTAACGACTTTCTCTCTCAAGTCTGTCGAGAATGGGAACAGGAAGCTACTAAGGTAAAAGATACCAGTGTGCGGTTAGTAATTTTACGCTTTGGGATTGTTTTGGGTAATGGTGGCGCTTTAGGGAAAATGATCACCCCCTTTAAACTCTTTGCTGGTGGTCCTATTGGTAGTGGTCGACAGTGGTTTTCCTGGATTCACTTAGATGATATTGTCGGTTTAATTATCCAAGCTTTAACTAAACAAACAATGGAGGGAGTGTATAATGCCACTGCACCTCAACCAGTTCGCATGAATGATTTAAGTACAACTATGGGTAACGTTATGAATCGTCCCTCTTGGTTGCCTGTGCCAGGATTTGCCATAGAAGCTATATTAGGAGACGGGGCGAAGGTGGTTTTGGAAGGACAAAAAGTCTTACCCAAACGCACTTTAGAGTCGGGTTTTGAGTATCAATATCCGAATTTGCAATCAGCACTAACGCAGATTCTCACCTAA
- a CDS encoding heavy metal translocating P-type ATPase: protein MQLIPKSEILIESVPPTKILNSEKIILDVGGMKCAGCVNAVEKQLIQHSGVKSVCVNLATEVAVVEVEIGTVDAEALVQGLTATGFPSQLRTAKSAGDKSAIPNPEARQRQEMQGIVRQLGIAGLLLLLSGIGHFGNIGSVIFPFLNDIWFHCGLATIAIMIPGRPILVEGWLGWRRGAANMNTLIGLGTLTAYTASLVALLFPQMGWECFFDEPVMMLGFILLGRTLEKQARGRAAKAFRQLLALAPQTARLIINPEPEKLISGANIMEIPAEQVRVGEWLQVLPGDKIPVDGEVRFGQTTIDESMLTGEVVPVMKQPGDPVTGGTLNQSGAIAIQATRTGDDTILAQIVALVEAAQTRKAPVQKLADTVAGYFTYGVLTAAGLTFLFWYLLGTHLWPDVTMSGAMAMAHNMGNNPQHLVPHTQYSALLISLKLAIAVMVVACPCALGLATPTAILVGTGMGAEQGLLIKGGDVLEKVHKLDTVVFDKTGTLTTGKPTVTDCLVIAESTLPSSLIQLAAAVESGTYHPLATAIQQEAKARELIIPHAVDFHTEPGMGVSAVVEGKKVLLGNWEWFHHHQIKINETAEQQGQRLATDGKTVIGVAVDGSLAGLIAVSDTLRPDAKTAVDKLRQMGLRVMLLSGDRLEAAKAIAKQLGIANTDIMAGIPPAQKAATIQSLQCGKINTFVAMVGDGINDAPALSQADVGIALHSGTDVAMETAEIILMRNSLTDVVKSIQLSRATFNTIRQNLFWAFAYNTIGIPLAAGILLPAYGFVLGPASAAALMAFSSVSVVTNSILLRRFVP from the coding sequence ATGCAACTGATCCCAAAATCTGAAATACTTATAGAATCTGTCCCTCCCACAAAAATACTTAACTCAGAGAAAATTATTTTAGATGTTGGGGGGATGAAGTGCGCTGGATGTGTGAATGCAGTGGAAAAACAGCTTATTCAGCATTCGGGAGTTAAAAGCGTTTGTGTTAATCTGGCAACGGAAGTTGCAGTCGTAGAGGTAGAAATTGGTACTGTAGATGCAGAGGCGTTAGTTCAGGGATTAACGGCTACAGGATTTCCTAGCCAATTACGGACGGCTAAAAGTGCTGGTGATAAATCTGCAATCCCGAATCCAGAAGCAAGACAACGCCAGGAAATGCAGGGGATAGTTAGACAGTTGGGAATTGCTGGTTTATTACTGCTACTATCGGGAATTGGTCATTTTGGTAATATTGGATCTGTTATTTTTCCGTTTTTAAATGATATCTGGTTTCATTGCGGATTGGCGACGATCGCTATTATGATTCCTGGTAGACCAATTTTAGTGGAAGGTTGGCTAGGTTGGCGACGGGGTGCGGCGAATATGAATACTCTCATTGGTTTGGGAACGCTGACAGCCTATACTGCAAGTTTGGTGGCGTTATTGTTTCCCCAAATGGGTTGGGAATGCTTTTTTGATGAACCTGTGATGATGTTGGGTTTTATTCTTTTGGGGAGGACTTTGGAAAAACAGGCTAGAGGACGTGCCGCTAAAGCGTTTCGCCAATTGTTGGCTTTAGCCCCCCAAACAGCCCGGTTAATTATTAACCCAGAACCGGAAAAATTGATTTCTGGGGCTAATATTATGGAAATTCCGGCGGAACAGGTGCGTGTGGGTGAATGGTTGCAGGTGTTACCAGGGGATAAAATTCCGGTAGATGGTGAGGTGCGTTTTGGACAAACTACCATAGATGAATCCATGCTGACAGGGGAAGTAGTACCTGTGATGAAGCAACCGGGAGATCCGGTGACGGGAGGAACTTTAAATCAATCGGGGGCGATCGCTATTCAGGCTACCCGCACTGGTGACGATACAATTCTAGCCCAAATTGTGGCTTTGGTAGAAGCTGCCCAAACTCGCAAAGCCCCAGTCCAAAAATTAGCAGATACGGTGGCTGGGTATTTTACTTATGGTGTCTTAACTGCGGCTGGTTTAACGTTCCTATTTTGGTATTTGCTGGGAACTCACCTCTGGCCAGATGTTACCATGTCCGGGGCGATGGCAATGGCTCACAATATGGGAAATAATCCCCAACATTTAGTCCCGCACACCCAATATTCTGCCCTGTTAATTAGTTTAAAATTAGCGATCGCTGTGATGGTAGTTGCTTGTCCCTGTGCTTTAGGATTAGCTACCCCGACAGCAATTTTGGTAGGAACGGGTATGGGTGCAGAACAGGGACTATTAATCAAAGGTGGGGACGTTTTAGAAAAAGTCCACAAACTAGACACTGTAGTTTTTGATAAAACCGGAACTCTCACCACAGGTAAACCCACTGTCACTGATTGTCTAGTTATTGCCGAATCAACTTTACCATCATCTCTCATTCAACTAGCCGCCGCCGTAGAAAGTGGTACTTATCACCCCCTAGCTACAGCCATTCAGCAAGAAGCCAAAGCCAGAGAGTTAATCATCCCTCATGCTGTAGACTTCCACACCGAACCAGGTATGGGCGTATCCGCTGTCGTCGAGGGAAAAAAAGTTCTTTTAGGTAACTGGGAATGGTTTCATCACCACCAAATCAAGATTAATGAAACAGCAGAACAACAGGGACAAAGACTAGCCACAGACGGAAAAACAGTAATTGGTGTGGCTGTAGATGGAAGTTTAGCGGGATTAATTGCCGTTAGTGATACCCTCAGACCAGATGCGAAAACCGCAGTAGATAAACTCCGCCAAATGGGTTTGCGCGTGATGCTCCTCAGTGGTGATAGATTAGAAGCAGCCAAGGCGATCGCTAAACAACTAGGAATCGCCAACACCGACATCATGGCAGGTATCCCCCCAGCCCAAAAAGCCGCCACCATTCAATCTCTTCAATGTGGGAAAATCAACACATTTGTTGCTATGGTAGGAGATGGCATCAATGACGCTCCAGCCTTATCACAGGCGGATGTTGGTATCGCCCTACATTCGGGAACAGATGTCGCTATGGAAACGGCGGAAATTATTTTAATGCGAAATTCCCTAACCGATGTTGTAAAATCTATTCAGCTAAGTCGAGCCACTTTTAATACCATCCGTCAGAATTTATTTTGGGCTTTTGCCTATAATACAATAGGTATTCCCCTCGCGGCTGGTATATTATTACCAGCCTACGGTTTCGTTTTGGGACCTGCCAGCGCAGCAGCATTAATGGCTTTTAGCTCCGTTAGTGTTGTTACCAACTCAATTTTATTAAGGAGGTTTGTCCCCTAG
- a CDS encoding TM2 domain-containing protein, giving the protein MSNINPSHTMKQLLAGYAGIIFGGFGLHKFILGYTLEGFIMLTISVIGGSFTYGFTLIVMQLVGLIEAMIYLNKSHEEFVNTYFVNKQGWF; this is encoded by the coding sequence ATGAGTAATATCAACCCATCTCACACTATGAAACAACTGTTAGCTGGTTATGCTGGAATTATTTTTGGTGGATTTGGGCTACATAAATTCATTCTTGGTTATACCTTAGAAGGTTTTATTATGTTAACAATTTCTGTTATTGGTGGTTCTTTCACCTATGGATTTACATTAATAGTTATGCAGCTTGTTGGTTTGATTGAAGCTATGATCTACTTAAATAAATCTCATGAAGAATTTGTTAATACCTATTTTGTGAATAAGCAGGGTTGGTTTTAG
- a CDS encoding CPBP family intramembrane glutamic endopeptidase: protein MTIKRLLLIGLTLLAIMLSGLSLLSSWQKPQFQSRLELYQTNIVLQAQAWESEDSTDESIQTLQESILGANPKMSATRQYREASESVKTSLEATKKKIATLQSSAATLVSAEEKSLQKSIQQQEKFLAEVDLRLGILQAQQQETDNAIKTWNQLQQSSNINSKYLETAQVLSGMWSQPPRLFPKAEQLIQQNLDSWFRSTALEKLYQLQQRQEALSSLKIAQQAAATQALLKLAIIATIPTLTAFIGLILLLSLLVQRLLKGRESLLATNGDLVWSTPWNWEIIIQVFILGFFLMGQLFIPALSSILPIPRGTGNARIEAFVVLVSYLLVAFGCLSVLYFSIRRFFPLPENWFRFNFFSNWFLWGLGGYCTALPIVVIVSLINQKLWQGQGGSNPLLQMALESRDNTALGIFFFTAAIAAPFFEEFLFRGFLLPSLTRYTSVWGAILISSLLFAAAHLSLSEILPLTALGIVLGIVYTRSRNLLSSMLLHSLWNSGTLISLFLLGGNN from the coding sequence ATGACGATTAAACGGTTGCTGTTAATTGGGCTAACTTTATTAGCGATAATGTTGTCAGGGTTATCTTTATTAAGTAGCTGGCAAAAACCTCAGTTCCAGAGTCGTCTAGAATTGTACCAGACGAATATTGTCTTACAAGCCCAGGCATGGGAATCAGAAGACAGCACCGACGAAAGTATTCAAACACTTCAAGAATCCATTCTCGGTGCTAATCCTAAGATGAGCGCGACAAGGCAATATCGAGAAGCGAGTGAATCTGTCAAAACTAGTTTAGAGGCAACTAAGAAAAAAATAGCAACTCTGCAATCTTCAGCAGCTACTCTAGTTTCTGCAGAAGAAAAAAGTTTACAAAAATCTATCCAACAACAAGAAAAATTCTTAGCAGAAGTAGATTTGCGGCTGGGAATTTTACAAGCACAGCAACAGGAAACAGACAACGCTATTAAAACTTGGAATCAATTACAGCAATCATCAAATATCAATTCTAAATATCTAGAAACTGCTCAAGTATTAAGCGGAATGTGGAGTCAACCTCCTCGTTTATTTCCTAAAGCTGAACAACTAATTCAACAAAATTTAGATAGTTGGTTTCGTTCTACGGCGTTAGAAAAATTATATCAACTTCAACAACGTCAAGAAGCTTTATCCTCTCTGAAAATTGCCCAACAAGCAGCGGCAACCCAAGCATTGTTAAAATTAGCAATAATTGCTACTATCCCCACTTTAACAGCTTTTATTGGACTAATTCTGCTGCTTTCCTTATTGGTTCAACGCTTACTCAAAGGTCGAGAATCCCTATTAGCTACAAACGGCGATTTAGTGTGGTCAACTCCTTGGAATTGGGAAATAATTATTCAGGTTTTTATCCTGGGCTTTTTCTTAATGGGACAGTTATTTATCCCAGCGTTATCATCTATTTTGCCTATTCCTCGGGGTACAGGAAATGCCAGAATTGAGGCTTTTGTGGTTTTAGTCAGTTATCTGTTAGTGGCTTTTGGTTGTTTATCAGTTCTGTATTTTTCGATTAGGCGTTTTTTCCCCCTTCCCGAAAACTGGTTTCGCTTCAATTTCTTCAGTAATTGGTTTTTGTGGGGACTCGGTGGCTATTGTACAGCTTTACCGATTGTGGTAATAGTATCACTGATTAATCAAAAATTATGGCAAGGACAAGGTGGTAGTAATCCACTTTTACAAATGGCACTAGAAAGTCGGGATAATACCGCATTGGGCATATTTTTCTTTACCGCAGCCATAGCTGCACCATTTTTTGAAGAATTCCTATTTCGGGGTTTTTTATTACCATCTTTGACTCGTTATACTTCGGTTTGGGGGGCAATTTTGATCAGTAGTTTGTTGTTTGCGGCTGCTCACCTCAGTTTATCAGAAATACTCCCGCTGACAGCATTAGGAATAGTCTTAGGAATAGTTTACACGCGATCGCGCAATTTACTTTCTTCTATGCTTCTCCATAGTCTCTGGAACAGTGGCACGTTAATTAGTTTGTTTCTTTTAGGAGGTAATAATTAA
- a CDS encoding DUF4351 domain-containing protein, with amino-acid sequence MSGNYIETISNLTIEQLEDLGEALLDFVEITDLEQWLKAHINLI; translated from the coding sequence TTGAGTGGTAATTACATCGAAACTATCAGCAACCTCACAATAGAACAACTAGAAGACCTGGGAGAAGCATTATTAGACTTCGTGGAGATTACCGACCTAGAACAATGGCTCAAAGCTCATATAAACCTGATCTAA